One genomic window of Paenibacillus xylanilyticus includes the following:
- the rsmA gene encoding 16S rRNA (adenine(1518)-N(6)/adenine(1519)-N(6))-dimethyltransferase RsmA, which produces MDETLEIATPKRTKEIIQRHGFSFKKSLGQNFLIDQNILNKIVNAADLDESKGALEIGPGIGALTERLARAAGPVTAVEIDQRLLPILGEVMEPYPNVRIQHGDVLKLDLAELFRTDFASVGKVSVVANLPYYVTTPIMMKLLEEKLPVDSIVVMIQKEVAERMAAAPGSKDYGSLSIAVQYYSVPELVCIVPPTVFIPQPNVESAVIKLKVREQPPVEVPSEAHFFEVVQASFAQRRKTISNNLKARFFTKENREQADQLLEQAGIQPSRRGETLTLQEYAALSTVMWDAGIRAGL; this is translated from the coding sequence ATGGATGAGACTTTGGAAATTGCAACACCCAAGCGAACGAAAGAGATAATTCAGAGACACGGTTTCTCCTTTAAAAAAAGTCTAGGTCAGAACTTTCTGATTGATCAAAATATATTGAACAAAATTGTAAATGCAGCAGATCTGGACGAGTCCAAGGGCGCACTCGAAATCGGCCCGGGGATTGGAGCACTTACGGAGAGACTGGCCCGAGCAGCCGGCCCTGTAACCGCGGTGGAAATCGATCAGCGTTTGTTACCGATCCTTGGAGAAGTAATGGAGCCTTATCCCAACGTTCGGATACAGCACGGCGATGTGCTGAAGCTGGACTTGGCAGAGCTTTTCCGCACAGACTTTGCTAGTGTGGGCAAGGTAAGTGTTGTAGCCAATCTGCCGTATTATGTGACGACTCCTATTATGATGAAACTGCTGGAAGAGAAACTGCCGGTAGACAGCATTGTTGTTATGATCCAGAAGGAAGTAGCAGAACGTATGGCAGCTGCACCCGGCTCGAAGGACTACGGAAGCTTGAGCATTGCTGTCCAATATTACAGTGTGCCTGAATTGGTTTGCATTGTGCCGCCAACCGTATTTATTCCGCAGCCCAATGTGGAATCAGCTGTCATCAAGCTCAAGGTTCGTGAGCAGCCCCCTGTCGAAGTGCCGAGTGAAGCGCACTTTTTCGAAGTGGTACAAGCCTCGTTTGCCCAGCGCAGAAAAACCATCTCGAACAATCTGAAAGCTCGCTTCTTCACCAAGGAGAATCGAGAGCAGGCGGATCAGTTACTGGAGCAGGCTGGCATTCAGCCGTCCAGACGGGGTGAGACACTTACTCTGCAGGAATATGCGGCGCTAAGCACGGTAATGTGGGATGCAGGAATTCGTGCCGGCCTGTAA
- the yabG gene encoding sporulation peptidase YabG, which yields MNIGDLVVRKSYGGDVTFRVEGLQLDSAVIKGTEFRLLADSPVDDLIQVPYEPQSAKTRQAHVKAHQTLSRLQQNRIEQAERNREGLTLDWAAQREPAYFEMPGKVLHLDGDPNYLKKSMALYEQLRVPAEGQYVHESAMADALYRLLPKVQPDIVVITGHDGVLKTRQPYDLYSLGSYKNSQNFVAAIQVARQYERHLDALTIVAGACQSHFEALLRAGANFASSPGRILIHALDPVYVAAKAAFTSVRETVNMNDILHNTISGSQGVGGVETRGSYRVGLPGLNDLSTLKVNPSVI from the coding sequence ATGAATATCGGAGACTTGGTCGTTCGTAAGTCATACGGTGGAGATGTGACTTTTCGGGTGGAAGGCCTCCAGTTGGATAGCGCGGTCATTAAAGGGACCGAATTCCGGCTGCTTGCCGACTCCCCGGTGGACGATTTGATACAGGTTCCTTATGAACCGCAGAGTGCCAAGACCAGGCAGGCACATGTAAAAGCGCATCAGACACTCTCCAGGCTGCAGCAGAACCGGATTGAACAGGCGGAGCGCAACCGTGAAGGCCTGACGCTGGACTGGGCTGCACAGCGGGAGCCGGCTTATTTTGAAATGCCAGGCAAGGTGCTCCACTTGGATGGGGATCCAAATTACCTGAAGAAAAGTATGGCTCTCTATGAGCAGCTTCGTGTCCCGGCAGAGGGTCAATATGTCCATGAGTCAGCCATGGCTGATGCCCTGTATCGTCTTCTTCCCAAAGTTCAGCCTGACATTGTAGTCATTACGGGCCATGACGGAGTTCTGAAGACCCGTCAGCCTTACGACTTATACAGTCTCGGAAGTTACAAGAATTCGCAAAATTTTGTGGCAGCGATCCAGGTTGCAAGACAATATGAGCGCCATTTGGATGCACTAACGATCGTTGCAGGAGCATGTCAGTCCCATTTTGAGGCACTTCTGCGGGCAGGTGCGAACTTTGCCAGCTCACCAGGCCGAATTCTGATCCATGCCCTTGACCCTGTATATGTGGCCGCCAAGGCAGCCTTTACATCCGTTAGGGAAACGGTAAATATGAATGATATTCTGCATAACACGATTAGCGGCAGCCAGGGTGTAGGTGGTGTCGAAACACGCGGCAGTTACCGCGTTGGCCTCCCTGGTTTGAACGATTTATCTACACTTAAAGTTAACCCATCAGTCATCTGA